A portion of the Stella humosa genome contains these proteins:
- a CDS encoding pyridoxamine 5'-phosphate oxidase family protein, which yields MDSVDIQPTIADQDELRQHYGPVSGLAEKKVLDYIDPHSRNFIAMSPFHVLATAGDDGSADASPRGDAPGFVVVLDERTLLIPDRVGNNRVDSFKNLVVHPGVGLLFFVPGIDETLRINGRARLTTDAAVLEPLTVQGRAPRAAMLVEVDEVFFHCGKALKRSNLWDPSTKVERASFPTLGRIIADQTRVGTGEEADKRIEESYRTRLY from the coding sequence ATGGACAGCGTCGACATCCAGCCCACCATCGCCGACCAGGACGAGCTGCGGCAGCACTACGGCCCCGTTTCCGGCCTGGCCGAGAAGAAGGTGCTGGACTACATCGACCCGCATTCACGCAATTTCATCGCCATGTCGCCGTTCCACGTGCTGGCGACGGCAGGCGATGACGGCTCGGCCGACGCCTCCCCGCGCGGCGATGCGCCCGGCTTCGTCGTCGTGCTGGACGAGCGCACGCTGCTGATCCCCGATCGGGTCGGCAACAACCGCGTCGACAGCTTCAAGAACCTGGTCGTGCATCCGGGCGTCGGCCTGCTGTTCTTCGTGCCCGGCATCGACGAGACGCTGCGCATCAACGGCCGCGCTCGCCTGACCACCGACGCGGCGGTCCTGGAGCCGCTGACCGTGCAGGGCCGGGCGCCGCGCGCGGCCATGCTGGTGGAGGTGGACGAGGTCTTCTTCCATTGCGGCAAGGCGCTGAAGCGCAGCAACCTCTGGGATCCGTCCACTAAGGTCGAGCGCGCCAGCTTCCCGACGCTGGGCCGCATCATCGCCGACCAGACCCGCGTCGGCACCGGCGAGGAAGCCGACAAGCGGATCGAGGAAAGCTACCGCACCCGCCTCTACTGA
- the msrP gene encoding protein-methionine-sulfoxide reductase catalytic subunit MsrP yields MLIKRPRGWELRESAATPESTYLNRRQLLTAAGFGAAAIAGAPYALDAIGSAFAQAPEADPTAGMYPVKQNMRYRLDRPITPEKDATTYNNFYEFGSHKGISSAAQALKLRPWTVRFEGMVEKPMTVDFDDLVKQMPLEERLYRFRCVEAWSMAVPWSGFPMKAMIDFARPLSSAKYVVMQTFMDPKIASGQRQSWYPWPYTDGLTMEEATNELSFIATGLYGKPLPKQNGAPMRFVTPWKYGFKQVKSIVRVEFTDKRPVGYWEKLQASEYGFWANVNPAVSHPRWSQATERVLGSDERVPTLLFNGYGEYVADLYKGLEKERLYA; encoded by the coding sequence ATGCTGATCAAGCGCCCGCGTGGCTGGGAACTCCGCGAATCCGCGGCCACGCCCGAGAGCACCTACCTCAACCGCCGCCAGCTTCTGACGGCGGCCGGCTTCGGTGCCGCGGCCATCGCCGGCGCGCCCTATGCGCTGGACGCCATCGGCTCCGCCTTCGCCCAGGCGCCGGAGGCCGACCCCACGGCCGGCATGTACCCGGTGAAGCAGAACATGCGCTATCGGCTCGACCGGCCGATCACGCCCGAGAAGGACGCCACCACCTACAACAATTTCTACGAGTTCGGCTCGCACAAGGGCATCTCGTCGGCGGCCCAGGCGCTCAAGCTGCGGCCCTGGACGGTGCGCTTCGAGGGCATGGTCGAGAAGCCGATGACGGTCGACTTCGACGACCTGGTGAAGCAGATGCCGCTGGAGGAGCGCCTCTACCGCTTCCGCTGCGTCGAGGCCTGGTCGATGGCGGTGCCGTGGTCGGGCTTCCCGATGAAGGCGATGATCGATTTCGCCCGGCCGCTGTCGTCGGCCAAGTACGTCGTCATGCAGACCTTCATGGACCCCAAGATCGCGTCCGGCCAGCGCCAGAGCTGGTATCCCTGGCCCTATACCGACGGGCTGACGATGGAGGAGGCGACCAACGAGCTGTCCTTCATCGCGACGGGTCTCTATGGCAAGCCGCTGCCCAAGCAGAACGGCGCGCCGATGCGCTTCGTCACGCCCTGGAAGTATGGCTTCAAGCAGGTGAAGTCGATCGTGCGGGTGGAGTTCACCGACAAGCGCCCGGTCGGCTACTGGGAGAAGCTGCAGGCGTCCGAATACGGCTTCTGGGCCAACGTGAACCCGGCGGTGTCGCACCCGCGCTGGAGCCAGGCGACCGAGCGCGTGCTGGGCAGCGACGAGCGCGTGCCGACGCTGCTCTTCAACGGCTATGGCGAGTACGTCGCCGATCTCTACAAGGGGCTGGAGAAGGAGCGGCTCTACGCCTGA
- a CDS encoding 2-keto-4-pentenoate hydratase — MSGTEARAAARLLAARAGTRIEALPADERPADLAGALAIQRAVVAQGGQATRGWKVGCTSPGAEKMLSYDRPFYGRLVEGRFHQSPAVLADAGFSMRVMEAEYAFRLGRDLPPSATPYTAESVADAVASVHPAIEIVDSAFSAWLAVGVESLIADNGAHGAFILGAGVEDWRGLDLVNGLVTVVIAGGATVEGKGANVLGHPLRSLAWLANEVASTGGLKAGEIVTTGSTIAPQPMAAGSSVTASFAGLGEVSAKFR; from the coding sequence ATGAGTGGAACGGAAGCGCGGGCGGCGGCCCGCCTGCTGGCGGCGAGGGCGGGCACGCGGATCGAGGCCCTGCCGGCGGACGAGCGGCCGGCTGACCTGGCGGGCGCACTTGCCATCCAGCGGGCGGTGGTCGCCCAAGGCGGACAGGCCACCCGCGGCTGGAAGGTCGGCTGCACCAGCCCGGGGGCCGAGAAGATGCTGTCCTACGACCGGCCCTTCTATGGCCGGCTGGTCGAGGGGCGGTTCCACCAGAGCCCGGCCGTGCTGGCCGATGCCGGCTTCTCGATGCGGGTGATGGAGGCCGAGTACGCCTTCCGCCTCGGCCGCGACCTGCCGCCGTCGGCCACGCCTTATACGGCCGAGTCGGTGGCCGACGCGGTGGCCTCGGTTCACCCGGCTATCGAGATCGTCGACAGCGCGTTCAGCGCGTGGCTGGCGGTCGGCGTCGAGAGCCTGATCGCCGACAATGGTGCCCACGGGGCCTTCATCCTGGGCGCCGGCGTCGAGGACTGGCGCGGCCTGGACCTGGTCAATGGCTTGGTGACGGTCGTGATTGCCGGCGGCGCCACGGTCGAGGGCAAGGGCGCCAACGTGCTGGGCCACCCCTTGCGCTCGCTCGCCTGGCTCGCCAACGAGGTCGCGTCGACGGGCGGCCTGAAGGCGGGCGAGATCGTCACCACCGGCAGCACCATCGCGCCGCAGCCGATGGCGGCGGGCTCCAGCGTGACGGCCAGCTTCGCCGGCCTGGGCGAGGTGTCGGCCAAGTTTCGCTGA
- a CDS encoding elongation factor G, with the protein MGERKVAAPRCAALVGPYLSGKTSLLEALLHATDATQRRGTVKDGTTVGDSSAEARARQMSTELTVAHTTYLGDPWIFIDCPGSIELATEATGALLAADAAVVVCEPDIDKAVMLGPLFKFLDDNAIPHMLFINKMDNATVRVRDLMEALQQVSQRPLVLRQVPIRAPEAESTVTGYVDLVSERAYAYKPGQASELIAMPETAREREADERQKLLERLADFDDALLEQLLSDAMPAKEEVYAQLARDLEQDLLVPVFLGAAERDHGVRRLLKALRHEVPQPAQTAERKGIAATGEPLAQVFKTVHAAHTGKLSLARIWRGQVTEGLVLNDVRVGGVVRLVGQQQQKVPAAVQGDVVGLARMEAIATGAVLSPSGRGEPGLAWPAPPPPVYALALHAEKRADEVKLTGALARLAEEDPALSAAFREETHELVLSGQGDIHLQIAVDRLRNRYNVPVATRPPQVAFKETIRRPHSLHTRFKRQSGGHGQFADIHIDIKPLPRGSGFVFGDSIVGGVVPKQYIPAVEEGVREYLKQGPLGFPVVDLSVTLTSGQFHAVDSSDMAFKTAGRQAMVEGLPQCEPVLLEPILQVEMTAPSAYTARVQRLASGRRGQLLGYDAREGWPGWDVVTAYMPASEIHDLIVELRSLSHGVGSYTARFDHLQELTGRAADKIVESRAAAAQ; encoded by the coding sequence ATGGGCGAAAGGAAGGTGGCCGCGCCCCGCTGCGCGGCCCTGGTCGGACCATATCTGTCTGGTAAGACGAGCCTGCTCGAGGCCCTGCTGCATGCGACCGACGCGACGCAGCGGCGCGGCACGGTGAAGGACGGGACGACGGTCGGCGACAGCTCGGCCGAGGCGCGCGCCCGCCAGATGTCGACGGAGCTGACCGTCGCGCACACCACGTATCTTGGAGACCCTTGGATATTCATCGATTGCCCCGGCTCGATCGAGCTGGCGACCGAGGCGACGGGCGCCCTGCTGGCGGCCGATGCCGCCGTCGTCGTCTGCGAGCCCGACATCGACAAGGCGGTGATGCTGGGGCCGCTGTTCAAGTTCCTCGACGACAACGCCATCCCGCACATGCTGTTCATCAACAAGATGGACAATGCCACGGTGCGCGTGCGCGACCTGATGGAGGCCTTGCAGCAGGTGTCGCAGCGCCCGCTCGTCCTGCGCCAGGTGCCGATCCGCGCGCCCGAGGCCGAGTCGACGGTGACCGGCTATGTCGACCTCGTCAGCGAGCGCGCCTATGCCTACAAGCCGGGCCAGGCGTCCGAGCTGATCGCCATGCCCGAGACGGCGCGTGAGCGCGAGGCCGACGAGCGGCAGAAGCTGCTGGAACGGCTGGCCGATTTCGACGATGCGCTGCTGGAGCAGTTGCTGTCCGATGCCATGCCGGCCAAGGAGGAGGTCTATGCCCAGCTCGCCCGCGACCTGGAGCAGGACCTGCTGGTGCCGGTGTTCCTGGGTGCGGCCGAGCGCGACCATGGCGTCCGCCGCCTGCTGAAGGCACTGCGCCACGAGGTGCCGCAGCCGGCCCAGACGGCCGAGCGCAAGGGCATCGCCGCCACCGGCGAGCCGCTGGCCCAGGTGTTCAAGACGGTGCATGCCGCCCATACCGGCAAGCTGTCGCTGGCCCGCATCTGGCGCGGCCAGGTGACCGAGGGGCTGGTGCTGAACGACGTGCGCGTGGGCGGTGTCGTCCGCCTGGTCGGCCAGCAGCAGCAGAAGGTGCCGGCCGCCGTCCAGGGTGACGTCGTCGGGCTGGCGCGGATGGAGGCGATCGCCACCGGCGCGGTGCTGAGCCCGTCCGGCCGCGGCGAGCCGGGGCTGGCGTGGCCGGCGCCGCCGCCGCCGGTCTATGCCCTGGCGCTCCATGCCGAGAAGCGGGCCGACGAGGTCAAGCTGACGGGCGCGCTGGCCCGCCTGGCGGAGGAGGACCCGGCGCTCTCGGCCGCCTTCCGCGAGGAGACGCACGAGCTGGTCCTGTCCGGCCAGGGCGACATCCATCTGCAGATCGCGGTCGACCGGCTGCGCAACCGCTACAACGTGCCGGTCGCCACCCGCCCGCCGCAGGTCGCCTTCAAGGAGACGATCCGCCGGCCGCATTCCCTGCACACCCGCTTCAAGCGGCAGTCGGGCGGGCACGGGCAGTTCGCCGACATCCATATCGACATCAAGCCGCTGCCGCGCGGCTCGGGCTTCGTCTTCGGCGACAGCATCGTCGGCGGCGTCGTGCCCAAGCAGTACATCCCCGCGGTCGAGGAGGGGGTGCGCGAGTATCTGAAGCAGGGGCCGCTGGGGTTCCCGGTGGTCGACCTGTCGGTGACCCTGACCAGCGGCCAGTTCCACGCCGTCGACAGCTCGGACATGGCCTTCAAGACCGCCGGCCGCCAGGCCATGGTCGAGGGGCTGCCGCAGTGCGAGCCCGTCCTGCTGGAGCCGATCCTGCAGGTCGAGATGACGGCGCCCAGCGCCTACACCGCGCGCGTGCAGCGGCTGGCGAGCGGCCGGCGCGGGCAGTTGCTGGGCTATGACGCGCGCGAGGGCTGGCCCGGATGGGACGTGGTGACCGCCTACATGCCGGCGTCGGAAATCCACGACCTGATCGTGGAATTGCGCTCGCTGTCGCACGGCGTCGGCAGCTATACCGCCCGCTTCGACCATCTCCAGGAACTGACCGGGCGGGCGGCCGACAAGATCGTCGAAAGCCGGGCCGCCGCGGCGCAATAG
- a CDS encoding DUF72 domain-containing protein: protein MQRAGEVRIGVSGWTYPPWRGQFYPAGLPQRLELAHAASIFRSIEVNGTFYGLQKPTTFARWAAETPDDFVFAVKGPRFITHDQRLAEPAGPLANFLASGVLRLGPKLGPILWQLPPSLPFEPHRLETFLALLPHTTANAAAFAARHEPRMNGSTWIETDADRPLRHALEIRHDSYRAPAFIALLRRHRVALVCADTVDWPRLMDRTADFAYCRLHGSRELYRSGYGPDELARWAARVTAWAAGIAMEDGAFAGPPGGEAMPSDVFVYFDNTEKLRAPDDAQVLARLVADAGPGTAHT from the coding sequence ATGCAACGGGCGGGCGAGGTCAGGATCGGCGTATCGGGCTGGACCTATCCGCCCTGGCGCGGACAGTTCTATCCGGCTGGCCTGCCGCAGCGGCTCGAGCTGGCGCACGCCGCCTCGATCTTCCGCAGCATCGAGGTGAACGGCACCTTCTACGGCCTGCAGAAGCCCACCACCTTCGCCCGCTGGGCCGCCGAGACGCCGGACGATTTCGTTTTTGCCGTAAAGGGACCGCGCTTCATCACGCATGACCAGCGCTTGGCCGAGCCGGCCGGGCCGCTCGCCAACTTCCTGGCATCGGGCGTGCTGCGGCTGGGTCCGAAGCTGGGGCCGATCCTGTGGCAGCTGCCGCCCAGCCTGCCCTTCGAGCCCCATCGGCTAGAGACCTTCCTGGCCCTGCTGCCCCACACCACCGCCAACGCCGCAGCATTCGCCGCCCGCCACGAGCCGCGCATGAACGGCAGCACCTGGATCGAGACCGACGCCGACCGACCGTTGCGCCACGCCCTGGAGATCCGTCACGACAGCTATCGCGCCCCGGCCTTCATCGCCCTGCTGCGCCGCCACCGCGTGGCGCTGGTCTGCGCCGACACGGTCGACTGGCCGCGGCTGATGGACCGGACGGCGGACTTCGCCTACTGCCGCCTGCATGGTTCGCGCGAACTCTATCGCAGCGGCTATGGTCCGGACGAGCTGGCCCGCTGGGCTGCCCGAGTGACCGCCTGGGCGGCCGGGATCGCGATGGAAGACGGCGCGTTCGCCGGCCCGCCCGGTGGCGAGGCCATGCCGAGCGACGTCTTCGTCTATTTCGACAATACTGAAAAGTTGCGGGCGCCCGACGACGCCCAGGTGCTGGCGCGGCTGGTGGCGGACGCCGGGCCGGGCACCGCGCACACCTAG
- a CDS encoding zeta toxin family protein, translating to MIAGAPAKKIIIIAGPNGAGKTTFARSFLPAEAQLLRFINADLIAAGLAPFAPETAAIKAGRLMLEEIELCAGRGDSFAFETTLSGAGYLRQIPRWRAQGYRVSLFFLTLPSVETAIARVAERVRQGGHNIPESVIQRRFVAGWHNFERVYRAAVDDWAVYDNTGVRPALLEWGENP from the coding sequence ATGATTGCAGGGGCGCCGGCCAAGAAAATCATCATCATCGCCGGCCCCAACGGCGCCGGCAAAACCACGTTCGCCCGCTCGTTCCTGCCGGCGGAGGCGCAACTTCTGCGGTTCATCAATGCCGACCTGATCGCCGCCGGACTGGCCCCCTTCGCGCCGGAAACTGCCGCGATCAAGGCCGGGCGCCTCATGCTGGAGGAGATCGAACTATGTGCCGGGCGCGGTGACAGCTTTGCCTTCGAGACCACGCTATCCGGCGCCGGCTACCTGCGCCAAATTCCCCGGTGGCGGGCACAGGGGTATCGGGTCAGCCTGTTCTTTCTGACGCTGCCCAGTGTGGAAACCGCCATCGCGCGGGTGGCAGAGCGGGTGCGTCAGGGTGGGCACAATATTCCGGAGTCTGTCATCCAGCGGCGCTTTGTGGCCGGGTGGCATAACTTTGAACGAGTCTACCGTGCTGCCGTTGATGACTGGGCAGTGTACGACAATACTGGTGTCAGGCCCGCACTGTTGGAATGGGGAGAGAATCCATGA